The Coffea arabica cultivar ET-39 chromosome 10e, Coffea Arabica ET-39 HiFi, whole genome shotgun sequence region GAATCGCAACCAATTTCTTTTACAAGGTAAGTTTAGCAAAATAATATGTGCATAGTGTAACACATATATCGTACAATCTGCACTTATACTAACCAAGTTTAAAAGAAATTCTCTTTAATTAATTCACTACTATTGCACGAATAGATACCAAATTTCTAACATGAAGTAGCAACCAACAATGTTTAATTAATAAATTGTGCAGTTCCCTCCCCCTTGTACccactattctttttttttattattttccacTCAAATGCGATTCTCTATGTATATAGATGTCAAATCATATTAGAACCTACTTAATTAGAGACACAAGGGAGTATTTATTAACTATCGGATACGGGACAAGGACGGTTGCCAGTTTAATTGTTCTTGAACAATGTAActtcttttgaatattttgtagTTATATGTAAATTTCTTGCACATTCTTACAATAGAAGTGTGATATTGTGTTATTGTTCATGTGGATCTCATATATAATAATTCATCGCTGTTGTTAAATTTTACAAGTAGTTCATTTAAAGTTACACATtgttcaaaaaatattacatcATTCCGAACAGTTGTTACTCTCAACCGTCCAGACCCTGCATCCTTAACTATCAGCAGTTTATCTTAAAATATATTTGATATCAAGAAGTATAGTTAGCCATAATCACTCAAATATCTCATAATTTTGGAAGAGTCCTTCTTCAGAGATACATGAAAGTATTTCTCAACTATTAGTAATTTATCTAAAAAAAATGCTATTAAAAAGTATAACTAGCCACAATCACTTAGATACCTTGTAATCCTGGTAGAATTTTGTTGTACTCCTTATTTCATTCGTGTAATTTACAATGGCTCACTTTACTTACCTTTTATCTTTGTATGTGTCAGTTTACTATGATGTGAACGCCCATTCACAGTCAGTAATACATTCTAAACTGTATGGTATCACTACTATCCTACAACAAGAATGAAAAAAGCAAGTAATGATTACCTTCATACtcttcttattattttatatgcTGATAAACTTCCCAAGTCATTTAATTCATCTACTAAGTCAAATTTACAAACACTTGGCACGCATAAGTTCCTTGTGCATACCTCCCCCAAGTTGGCTCTTACCTTAGGTGACAAATCATTAGATGTAGTTCAGGACATGGTTCAGTGACATTACCTTCGTCGAATTGGGGGATTATGTTTCACCAACGTCAGATGGCACAGTTGCTGTTACTTAGTTGTTCGACAAAAATGGAGACTGTTGTAAATGTATTTCCTCTATTCCCTTCTACTTTGCTGCCTGCGCTGGAAAGGATGCAGAGAAATtgtcctaacaatttttaacctcATTCAATTGTTGCATTTCCTCCCAGAGATGTCTACAAAGATAAATTGGTCCTTCCATCTTCACTCAAAGTGCCTCACGAGCTTGGCTTCCTCTTAATAGATTTGGCCTCCTTTCTTCTTCACATAAACATGCTCTAAATTTCTCCTCCCACTTCAATGTTTGTATTTTTATCTCTCAATTATTTTTGACAAATATCTGTAGAGATAGCAAGACTTATTTTGgtgtacaaaagaataaatcCATGCTTTCTCGactttttcttctcattttatgctgttgattcaaaattttgcatttgatatttgaattttgaatcaaTCCGTTTGCCCCAAATGAATACCGTTAGgatttcaataaattttttacttttttattctGCCCACTTAATGAAACGatgtcatttttctttattgcTGCCTCTATTATACGTGGCTTGTTGCAGTCCTCTCATTTCCTTTTATGAGAGGACTGCTCGGGGACGGTCGAcctgatgaccgtccctgccccgaATCCAATCCCCTGAGCTGTGTACAGAGTCTTGTCTCACTCACATGCTGAAATTGATCATGGGACCGGATCTGTTGGTAATTATTAGATTACAAAATCAGTCGAACTATCACGGAACACGATTAATGAATATGATGAATGATACTAATAGATTTGACTTTGTGATTTCTTCCAATTCCAGCCCCACCCCAATCCCCATCATTTTTTTGAATCAATCCCTATCATTCACTACCACCGAACTTATAAGAATCTAAATCACATAATGTCCTTTGTGTAAGATTGGACGATATAAGTCAAAGATGTTGCTTATACAATTGCAAGAAATGTAAAGCAAGCAATAgaatttataatatacatctcTAGACAGCTAGGAGGAGACAGCTAGCAGGCGGTTTCTTGGCGATTCTCTCTTCTCTGTATGGATAGTTTGCTAGCCCAAAGATAAATCAACCATTATAAATGCACCTCTTTCCGAAGATTTTAATCTCTTGCCTGGTTGcgacaattttttatttttggttttgaATATCGTGGCCATggattttgaactaaattggcATTGTAAAACCGAAAATAATATCTCAATaatgaaatttttaataaaaggaaaatcagTTGCCTTTAAAATATGGTTTCCAAACTATAAAGTGGAACACTTTAGTTTCTAAaatgggcctgtttggaagctaGTTTTTTGGACAAGTTTTTTacttacaagttttttaacaacttttgctacaagaaccaaaaaaaatcttttcaaaattttttacctacacacttcaaaatacgcaaaacacaaaaaaaaattcccttccctttttttcttcttccacccCAAAGCCAGTGTCGACCACTACCGCCGGGGAAAGGGCGGGGGGTTGCGCCTAGGTCGGGCTGGGGAAAGGGCTGGGGAAAGGGCGGGGAAGGACTGGGGAAAGGGCAGGGGATGGCAGGGGGGAAAGGGCAGAGGGTGGCGGGGAGAGGGGGTGGCGCTGGGGAAAGGGCGGGGCAGAGAgaggtggcgggggagggagtgGGAGGGTAGAggggaggagaaggggaaaggaaggagaggggtgGTGGGAGGTGAGTTGGTGCTGGGAGGTAACggggaggaaagaaaaaaagaagaagaagaaaaaggaagaagaagagaagagagaaaagaaaagaaaaaggaaagaaagaaaaagaaaaagaaaaagaacgaaaaaaaagaaaaggaaaaaaaagttttttaccttacaaaaatttctacaaaatttttcaccttacaaaaacttctacaaaaaattttttcaaaaacttttacagttcactacagtaaagttttagacaaactctcaaaaaactcaggttccaaacagatctATCACACTTTAGTCTTCAAAGTTGAAAATCTATCCTACTTTAGTTCCTAAAGTATCAAATTTGTCCTATTTAAGTACAAATGTCAAACTTCTATCAATAGTTTTATTTAGGTGGGAAAGATTTATACTTTAGGGGCTCAAATATTTTATCTTAAAGTTTAGAATTAGAGTGATAATTTGATTATAGTTCAAGGATATAAAGTTGAATAAaccctcaaaaatataaaaaaaaaaaataaaggctAACGTTAGTTTAAATTTCATACCGACATACATGTTAAATGACTTTCCCAATAACAAATAGGGATGCACTTCACAATTCAAATTTCATAAGTCCACTGAAAACACACTAATTTTTAGATGACCCCTATTCTTTGTTAATGTTTACATTGTCCCTCAAACTTTTATGTTGGATGCTTTACACCCCTAAAACTTATcccaagtaaataaataaataaaggtcTCAAATCACCTAAATTCTGAAAATGTTATTGAAAGTAGACAAATTGCTCGTAACAGCATAtgcattttttttgggggttaaTTTCTTAAGTGTAATGCAATTTTCTACCTTTAAGAAGGAAGCACAAGATGGTGTGCAGTACATAAGTGTATTGTTCACTAACGTTATTTAAATGTATTGTAAATCCTCAAGATAAAAGTATGAGATCTACTGATATAAGACCAGAACTAGTGAAAACATTAAAGATGGATAATTGAGATAGTTTTGAGGTTCTCTTCTGAAGCATCTAAGAGAAGCAAAAAATAGACTTTACTTGAGACTTCCAAAAAGAGAATCACAAAAATGGCCAAGAAAtttaatatgcatgaaaatatcATACGTTAATAGGACTAGCTTTGAGCATCCTtgtactatataagaatgagttgtgATCAAAGGAaggtttgaatttcaaccgcaaggATAGGGACTTTTTGAAAATGTGAAATACTATGTAGTTTTTTCAGAACTTTTGGCACAACTAAAGGTAGCATGTGTATAGATATATTTACCGAAATGCCCTCATTTGGTACATTTAAAGGTTTGATTTTATGAAGACATTTGGGTATTTCTAAAATATGGAATTATTTTGCAACCGTTTGTGCATCGAATACAACTCATATAAGCTTTTGTGCTGGTATAATTATTGAAATGGTGTTATAGACACATTTAATTGAAATGTGGCTTTTGTTGTGTAATTAACACAAAGACATATTAACATGTTGTGCAATTAACGCATTGCTGTAATTAGCCGTTGGAGGGTATTCTTTTGTCTGAAACAACTTATGTCTTCTCTTGGACAATTTTCAATTGACATCTATAAAGGCCTTTTGGGAAtggtaaaattgtaaaaatattgataaaacaAAGTGTACAAGTGTGTGTTGCAATTAGGATGTACTATTATTAGCTTTGTTATATTTGATGAccatttcttttcaaaattaactattatttgttcaatAAAAAATCTTCTTTAATTACAGGCAACAAACACCAGCGCAATACGGCGGCTCTCTCTCCCTAGTAGTAACTATAGGAACAACATCAGACATGTTAAATATATGGCTAACATAAAGAAGGATATTATTCAAAGAATCCACCTTAGAAAGAGAGATTTTGAACATGCCAAAGGTCCAACCAGGCACGGATTTAAGGGGGGGCtggtgggggcttaagccccccccAAGCCGCCGGAAAATCCCCTATATATAGGGGATTCCGGCGGCCAGCCCCCCCTTAAATCCGTGCCTGTCCATGTCCATGGCTCCATGCCTGATGCCTCCATGAATGCTGCAGAGGACCTCAAGAATAGCTGGGCCTGGAAAGCCGCTGCCAGCACTGCTGAGTCTGCTGACTGCTGAGGTCCGAGGAAGAAGATGACCCAATTtatgttgaatttttttttttgccctctaaatacaaaacgacgtcgtttcaCTTTTAGTGGAACGACGTCGTTTTGTataatgagggaaaaaaaaagcacGCCGCGTCGCCGCCAATGCCAAAGGCCAAAGGGCAAACAACTGAAACAAGACTCCAAGTCTCCAACTCCAAGAAGAAGACGCCACTCACGCCAGgctccaagaactccaagaagctTCAGTTGAGAACTTGAGATTCTACCATCCTGCTTCAAGCCTTCAATTCAAGGCTCCAAGACTCCAACTCTCCACCATTCCATTCACATAAATCTTTTAGGTTAGTTTTTTGGTTTAAATTACAATATTCATCtttatatttttgttaattatatgtttaaattatttttgaattttgagtatcttgatattaatttgattaagattaatttttatttagtttatgTCAATGTAATTTaagaatttgaaagattacattaaaaaatttaatgatattaaatttaaattagaaattagtttagaaATTGTATAGATTTTAGGTTGtatttagtttttaaaattttgttagttttatatttgaaattttaagaattaattatgtgaattagaaattttgaatgtaaatataaattcaaaattttatgagATTGAATTAGAAATTATATGGGTATTTAGATGTaccttattttaactttttgataattttatatAATGAATTTTATAAATTGAGAAATATAAGTAATATGAATTTATTATTAAATTAaagaattatttatatgaattttaaattaattgattattgaattgcataattttattgaatttaaccACAATTATTTAATTGTGACAGAAAATGGAGAGATTCTTTAAACCTAAACGAGTCCGTAGTGGTGAATCTTCAAATGAGCCTAATATTAGTGAACCAGTTCAAAATCAATCTTGTGTGGAATTGAATTTAAATGATATTGTTAGTGATCCGGGATTACGAAAATCAGTTGAGAAATTTGATATTTCTCTTCGAGACCATGTCCGAAGAGAGTATTTGACTAGGGGACCTTGCCAACCGATTGGCCATATGTATCCAAAAACATCATTTGGTCAACAACATAGAAGTTTCCAAGATATTTGGTATCAAAAGTTTGTATGGTTAGAGTATAGCATATCGAAAGATGCGGCGTTTTGCTTTTGGTGCTTTCTtttcaaaacacaaaataaggGAGGTCGATATGCAGAGGATGCCTTTACAAAAACGGGATTCAATAATTGGAAAAAGGCAATGGAAAGATTTAATGAACATATTGGAGCTGTGAATAGTTGCCATAATGATGCTAGAATACAGTTTGAAAGTTTTCAAGATCAAAGGCATAGTGTGTCAAATGTGCTACGATCTTGTGGGCGCGAAATAGATATTGCATATCGCACCCGTTTAACTGCTGCTCTGGATGTGACCCGCTTTCTTTTGAAGCAAGGATTGGCTTTTCGTGGAAATGATGAGTCAACTAGTTCTTCAAATAGAGgcaattttcttgaattgtttgATTGGTATAGCCAGCGAAATACTGAGATTTTTGAGGTTGTAAATCAAAATGCTCCTGCAAATAATCAACTAACTTCTCCAATGATTCAAAAAGATCTGGCACATGCTTGTGCCTCAGAGATCACAAGTGTTATAATCAATGATATTGGAGACAATTATTTTTCCCTAATAGTTGATGAGTCTCGAGACAGTTCAGTGAAAGAGCAAATGGGAGTTGTTTTGAGATATGTGAACAAAGAAGGGCGTGTGATTGAACGTTTCCTTGCAATTGTACATGTGTCTGACACCACATCTCTTTGTTTGAAAGATGCAATT contains the following coding sequences:
- the LOC113737170 gene encoding uncharacterized protein isoform X2 — protein: MERFFKPKRVRSGESSNEPNISEPVQNQSCVELNLNDIVSDPGLRKSVEKFDISLRDHVRREYLTRGPCQPIGHMYPKTSFGQQHRSFQDIWYQKFVWLEYSISKDAAFCFWCFLFKTQNKGGRYAEDAFTKTGFNNWKKAMERFNEHIGAVNSCHNDARIQFESFQDQRHSVSNVLRSCGREIDIAYRTRLTAALDVTRFLLKQGLAFRGNDESTSSSNRGNFLELFDWYSQRNTEIFEVVNQNAPANNQLTSPMIQKDLAHACASEITSVIINDIGDNYFSLIVDESRDSSVKEQMGVVLRYVNKEGRVIERFLAIVHVSDTTSLCLKDAIDSLFAQHGLSLSKLRGQGYDGASNMRDFREEGWQIILDEVNNFCELNMIPVIDMEDSIAIRGNARRSRRGQTITNFHHYRVEIFCEVVDLIIQEMNNRFSEVSTELLSCIACLDPKSSFSQFNVQKLLRLADLYPEDFSSNDYLYLESQLRNYIYNVQRDPQFSEVGDLGSLAQQMVKTGKNTVFPFVYRLIQLALVLPVATASVERVFSAMNIVKTDLRNKMGDEWMNDCLVV